The Amphiura filiformis chromosome 13, Afil_fr2py, whole genome shotgun sequence genome segment cgattatttaaggggggttagttactcttttttttttatatgtttagtATTCCTTTATTGGGACCTAACTGGgaatatataatacaaaatttggGAGTCGTACATAGTTTTGAAGTTAAAGATTAGAAGTAGgccttttacatttttttatcatCTATTTATTAAACCAAGTAATCATATTCTTTCAAGTTGTCTCCTAGGGTTTATTTTGGATCTGaactcaaaatgtttttgataatacactTTCTAGAATGATGCCATAGTCATATATTTTGATGCTATGATTTTGTAGCGGCTTCCTCTCTATATATGCCAAAGAGAAATGTCCAAATTGTAATAAGCAATCATTGCAGCCAGAGTCTGTCATAATTTACGGTATTGTCCGATGGTTGGTGACCAAAATAAAATGCCATTCATCACATCTATTCACCAAATTCACAGCTTGCAGAAAATTGATGAGGGTGTCCTATAATATATCATGTCTTGGATACTTGTCATGTACACAAATTGTGACCCGCGTCGGAATGACGTTTGCGTTGAATTTTAATATAAGATCACATTCAGATCAGGTACAGCTATTGGCAGctctgttcattcaaatgaaatttttactatagTGTAAAAAGGTAACTTTTCAGGGGAGTTGAGTGGCTGAAATGTGCCCAAAAAGAGAccgattttgcagaaaaccctctGGGGAATGATGCCCCAATGTCATTTTGGCACACCACTggagcaaaaacaaaaatgttattgtgtttttgttttttcaaaacttcaTCCATAGTACAGACAGACAATAGAGAGCACAGTTTAACTCATGATCCATACTAACTGAGTCAACactattttggggttgaaaattaTGGTCTTAAATTATACTTTCCTGCTAGAGACCAGAGCAAAAAATCACAGCATACTATACCATAGTATTGAAACATGTCCTGGTAAGCATTTCAGGACCAGTAGTAACTCGTAAAGGCCATATCATACTAGTATTTGCTGTGTGCAATTTAAAAATGGCGGATGGTCAAACACTTCCACCAGTGTTCAGTTGTGGCTAGTGACATAGCGACTAAGTTGCCTTCAAGTCAACTGCTGGCGATTTGGCGCTATGCCATGCTAACAACTTATCAATCGGATATCGGCAATCGCTTTTCTGATCAGCAACGGAAGTTACATAACAAAAAATGCTATGCTGTTTGTGGTTGCCTGGTGTGATACACCCTTAAATCAATAAATTATTtgctgttaaagccataatgtacgatcttataatatgaaatttgttaatttttttcaaacctgatttttttggcatatttgtcatgttCACattatgtcccaacttgcacctaaatggaatcaatcaaatttgttgtgtttttagttcaacagagcaattttgacatagaactccatgttaaacagctGAATAACAagtggtgtttctttcactttaccgtgTTATTTCAAGCttaacagaaacccttcccggcagttataactaatattatttcagcattttgggtagagaaaaacaaaattaaaatttggcggaaatcgtacattatggctttaatatatacTAGGTTaagttaaatcgaattctggaaataaaacTTGCAACTTACATGCAAGAGTTGCATCCGGTGACTCcaaacttcatcaggcatctgatttgATTTAACTTTACCTATATTTAACTGGAtgactaatctacaccaagatattacTGTTAAATGCTAAATGTCTTTTTTCCCTCTTCTCCTTTATAGATCCATTATCACCAAGACCAACCTCCATGGATGTGAGCTCAACGAATGTCTCGGACAAATCCAAACCTAAGGTTACTCAGACACTCACCTTTTTGCATAAAAATCCTTCACCAGATCCAAGCAGTGCTAATAATACTGGAGACGAAGGAGTCCAACCACTGACTGTGAAGAGCTCTGATATGCCTTACGAAGGACCAGAACCTGTGTGTGATTCAACTATGCCTTATGCAGGAGTCAAACCTACGTACAACTTAAGTATGCCTTATGAAGGAGTTGAACCCATGTGCAACTCAAGTATGCCTTATGAAGGAGTCGAACCCATGTATAACTTAACTATGCCTTATGATGGATTTGAACCTCGTGCAACTTAACTATGCCTTACTGAAGGAGTGAAACTTACAGTACAACTCAAGTATGCCTTATGAAGGATTTGAACCCATGTGCAACTCAAGTATGCCTTATGAAGGAGTCGAACCTCGTGCAACTCAACTATGCCATACAACTCAAACACCTTGCCTCAACTACTGAAAAGTACTATATTAAATTTGGACACATGCTGCAATCCATCTAATCATGCTAGAGCTAAACCTCACAATCAAGGAACCAATAAGAATACACTGTGCAATAGAACTGAGATAATTTCACCCCCACGGTGCTTCAAGCCAACTGTATGCCAAAGTAACCCGCAATCCCTGTCCCTCAAGCCTTCGACACATTACCAAACCAGTGCAATCAATAAGATATATTCCAATTCCATGGTATTGGAGCAGCTTTTGGACTGCAACAGGACAGATGATTCCAAACTCTTGGAGAGAAAGCTTCTCCCAGATCAAACTCGGTGTGCTACAAGTATAGATAATCATTCCACGACAAAGGTCCATAAACTGTGTGCTGCAGAAGAAGTGAAGATGGTAGAAGTTGGTTCAGCCAATAATTTCAGGAAAATAGAGAAGGAACGGCTCTGGGAGGCATCATGTCATAGCCAGGCAAATTGGTAAGAATCATGTAAAATGTGGAGAATTCAGTGATTTGGCTAAGAATTTCTTAACAACTATTATTTATGTCGGGAGTTTTCACAGAGTGGCGTATGTGGATAGTAAATTCATCAAGAAACAAATGTTAGGAAAGAAGTATTGGGcatatatgtgacgcgatcaagcaaaatcagtcggaactcggaaatattgattttgagatatggccacacaaaggaaatatttccttttgtttcctcttgttttggaaactctttaattgctcatatcttttgaactggttgtttaatttcaatgctttttactatcatataagaaactgaaaatttaatatgtccgagttccgactgattttgcttgattgcatcacatattatgaACCTGTCATTAATGTTTGGCCATTCATGTGTCTGTTAAAAGTACACATTTGAAAGTTAtttccaaatattaaaatattgtaaaatcatgcTTCTCACAGGGGTAATAAATTGCCAAAGGTTTACATCTGCATCACTATGTGATAAAGATAAATCTCTACATTGTGGATTCACACAATTTTTCACAGTGCCACTAGTCTTGTAAGGTTTATGCTCACAAAGTTGCCAAGGCACATCCTTTTCAGACCTATCCTATAAAAGACTGATGAGGCACACTATTTGTGTCTTCAAATTATGCATTTATTTTTAAGCAAGGTGTTTCATGCAAATTCCTGCTGCTCCTAGATTGTTTTGTTCACAGCATTTAGCAGGATTGTGCAGTTTACATCGTGTTTGTGAAGTGCTGTTATTGGTTGGATGACTACTAAAAAGTGTCACATTAATCTGGACCAAGTTGCCAAGTACTGAATAAGtcattttcacaaggatttttaTTGGCATATAATAGAGGTTAGGTGATGAATTTTcaaatgtgaaattttgtcattATAATAACATTGTCAAGGTACAAATTTGCGAAAATACCAACATGCACAAAGATCCCATTTGTCGAATATCTCATTACAAAattaatagaaaacaaaggaataTCTGGAGgaaatattcaaatttgaatacaaAAGTAGGGATCAACCCTAACATGTTTGTTATGATTTTAAAGCTTATCAAATCAGGACTTTaaatctggaatatctcagaAAGTTTGTCGTCAACttttgctcattttgtgagagcaggaTGCAAGTAGTTCCTCAAATGAAGAAAATTATTCTGTAATTTGGCAAAGAAATGGAAGTTGAAGCTTGTccagcaaacatggcaaatgccagtattaagcttactcacatgatATGAAGTCAAAGTCATGGACAAAATTATGAATGGTGTGCATTTATTAGATGTGAGTTAGAGAATGGAATAAAGCAGATAATGTGAAAGGTATTAAAAACTATGCCCTGTAAACTTTCATTACATTAGGGAAGGGTCACTCACAAAGCGGTTACTTCCTAAATTAATATCAACATTAGGATCTCTAACAGGCTTGTCTGCCACCCGTCTGTCAGGACCAAGGATATTTGACCCAAAGAGAACCAACATGAAATTGCCCCGTGCATACCGCTTTATGTAAATCCGCCAGATTAGTTTGTTCCGGACAGAGACCAAAATAGTATACCTCTGCCATTCATCAGCAAATACCGGAAATCAAATGATAATTACTATGCAATTTAAATTTGCCGATTTTAGAGTGGACCCAAGTATATATATTAAGTTATCACTGCAAAATCAGAAGTTGTATTGATGAAAATAATTGAGTTCAATACTAATTTTCAGTTGGaaattatgtatgagtgatataaaacaaatattaactgtctgaaatttgtgcaatggacaaaatatgatcaatattttgatcattGCAtacatagacagttaatatttgtaagCCAGCGCATAGTGAAATAATCTAgacatacactattttgccctccatgagcgacacacacacacacacctgtttgtaaatacctccaaacgaggacctcgacttaacgaggatctaaccgaggactcacacacccgtttttaatcgacacaccgtggacctcacgtcacacagacacaccagacaacttactatccaactgtgacccgtcctataccccctatggtatcttatgcatatttgcatcatttacatcATCCTGGTCATATTAACAAACCAAGgatgtcctcgtttggaggtgtgtcctcgttgtatggtgtgtatccatatgtaggtcctcgtttggaggcatttacaaatgCACACACACACGCATGGTAGAGTCTGCTATCTTTAGGTCTAATCTTTAGGAAATAGTTCTTTAACTCATCAAATGTTGTTGGGTGGAAAACTTAAAGTTggtttctttaaacttccgtggtcggggtacgcgctggtgaattgcgatcgcgtaaaagtgacaaggtcgcatactacgcgccgaacagacaaccaatgggtcaaccgacttgttgtcaagttcattgatcagccaatcagcgtgattgcttattttttctgtgtgtacgctcgtagacgcttggcccacagctcggaccacggaagttttaaaaaattaactttagtctTCACAACATAAGGTCAAATTATGAccttattgaggttattgaactatgcattgACATCCTTTCATCTGGTagcactaggatctcaaacatagtcatctgtcagtacacagttctttaaccccaatatcctACAAAAGAATGAATGGCCGGCCTTTGAGtatgtattgggtacaaaaactcatactcccacaacttgaggtcaaccttTGAGCTATGCTTGTTGAATGAAAGTTGTTGAACTTTATCATCGGAGGTGATATCATTCGTCTCATAGTGTAGGGTAACATAGAACTCAACTCTTGCAAAATTGAATCACAacaattttcaacaacaaaaatatttagAAATTATATCATTCAGAATTGATGATGCAATATAAATTTTAGGGCATGCCTTCAGCTGAAATGATCCTATCATCAAGTTATTTCACATAAATTGGAATTTATTAAAGTAAACCATGCTTGGGATGACATCCAAATTATATGGTGAATATTTGAGATATCATCAACATGTAGTGCTCCTGGAGCTTAGCTTGTTTGCTAACTTCTTATGTGGTGTATTCATGACATTGATTCCGTAGAGGTTCTCAGAGCATAACATGTTGAAGGAATCTCAATTTTGCATCCTATGGTGATAAACATAATGCACTTTACATCTTTATACCATGTGATAAACAAATTTGATTTATCAAGCATGGATCTAATATATAGCATCATACCAAACTAACATACCACACACTAAGCCATGCTAAGTATAGAAATGACCGAGCATAAATTTAGATCTGACCGATTATGCCAATGAGTACTGTCCAAGAGTTCATTCATGATGCGGGGAGATTTAAATTGACAGCAGAAGAGGGTTTGAGATCatgaataggcctatgtatgtaataatgtaataatgCTGGTAACAATTAGATGTTGAAAGCACAcagcaatatacagggtgttacaaaaatattctcatttttttaaaatttggaatactgtaaagcatgaaatgtTTTGTGTGCATGAAAATTTCACGAAGTTTTAatgcacacaaatattttttcttcaataggcctttaattttaaaaggaaatgttaaaatttgtgaaaaaatcatgttgCAGAAACGTAGGTTCTCTCCACAATGCAaaattttaatgtcacaaaaatatTATATGACTTACATTAACTTTTCATGCACATGTGGTAAAGCTTTATTTTATAGTctaacattaagggatctggaatgagcgttttgaagcgtttcgacagtattttttgtgggacatgagagcacatcagacatatcgaattgcattctgaatacgaagaatgtctttctgatatcaaataattttcattttttgaaattcacgatataatacaaattttatgacaaattattaaaatttgatatttttcacatttttgatatataacagtcctcaagtaaattttataaatctaatgatatattcttaaagtgtatgtagctgggaggaaaagccgacaatcaattgaaaattttgacctttcgtattgaagatatggattttttcccaaaagacctaatttttttgttttggggaaaaaaatccatatcttcaatacgaaaggtcaaaattttcaattgatcgtcggcttttcatcccacctacatacactttagatataaatcatcagatttataaaatttacttcgagtactgttaaatatcaaatatatcaatttttaatcatttgccataaaatgtgtattacattgcaaatttcaaaaaatcacaattatttgatatcagaaggacattcttcgtattcagaatgcaatttgatatatctgatgtgctctaaggtcccacaataaatactgtccaaatgttcataccccatcccttaaatgaaaCCTAAAGATTGGGGAATATCCCATATTGTTACATGTTAATCATTTGTTAGGTTCTAGGCCACAAACAGGGTTGCAATTTCAGTCATTGGATTGGTTGTTttttatatttgccaaaaatggAAAGCTGGTAAAATAAAATTGCCAATTGAATTTGACAGAATGTTGAGCTATACCTATgggtcaattttgttttgaaaattggTATAGCCATTGTCTACTttttgatggtttggtggactgtcatgtaacatggatgtaagccgtgatcctaaaatgcttttcacattgaccaaaactaattacaagaccgcttctacattgaggctggctttcccttttaaagggaatttttatttatttttagaagCACCTAGAGGAAGAGATTTCTGAGGAAACTGAAGTGACAAGGGGTCATTTGATATTGAGATTAATCACAGTTTTGGCTATCatttagaaatatttttaaattcctaTTGAACTATTTTAATGGAATTGTTACTGCTAAAATTCTACAAATGACAAGTTAGTCTGTCTTGAAGATATTTTGTCTGAAATGAGGAACATTTGCATGATTCACATAAAATAAATgccattatttatttgtttgatttgtttaaattttgCATAATATTGTGATTTATTGAAATTCATTTCAAACATGCAATGTTATTGATAATCATATTTTATTCTGatgaaaaaatatgtttatttatataattcccgtcgatcatgccactggtTTTCAATGTTATTGATGTTGGTATATTTCAGTAGCTAGAATCAAGAAGTgacgatcatgccactgtttttcaatgttattgaTGTTGGTATATTTCAGTAGCTAGAAGCAAGAAGTGAATTGAACAGAACAAGGCTCTGGAGTAGTCCTGGACCTGATGATGTTTTACTAATCTGTATCAACAGAGCAATCAGAACACCACACagcctaatatatatatataacagcaTGTAATCAAACCTTCAGTTTATCACATCAGCCGTCAAAAACCCCGCTGACATGTCTTGACATCATTGCCCAAGTTTGTTGGCGCTGTAGGACCGCCACTACTACCCTCTGCCAGCGCAGTTGACGCTGGTAGAGGGTAGTAAACTGGAAAATCATCCTGGGTGTTTCTAGAAACTCCCATCTGTACAGCAGACAGCTGCCGTGAAGCATCACACCCATCACTATATATGGATATGCTATTCGTCAACCCTTTAGCAGCCTCTTTGTAGAGCCACATACCATTGCACTTATATGGTCGTGATTTGGCCAGAGCTGGTATCGTCCtgatcaaaatcagtgatagTGTAGCGGGTTAATCTTGGATGGTCCTCTGGTAGCCAGCCATGTGACTGACAGATAATAAGagagtgtgtaggggtgtgtgtacatGCATGTTAGCATAGCAACCATGTACATGATCTGCCTCATCTTTGATGCTCATCATATTCCCCCTTAGGTTATTTAGGGCAAGGGTTATAGTTTTTTAGCAATTAAGAGCTAGGCGAGGAAACTTTTTTTTCCTGGCATGAGCTAGGCGTGCTAGGTGGATGGGCAATGATGAGATGGGTTATGATTTCTTGGTAGACTACCAATGGTTTAAAATTTGATTGGTTAATGGGTGAGTCAACTTTAACCAGGGATTGAACTTGGCTTCAGGGGGAAATTGGACTTGGCCAAAAATGACTCTTGGCATTGTCTTGAAGTAGTATAGCATGTCCCAATAAAAATATCCATCTGAAGGTTGAAGCaaaagttttaaaattaaaaaatcaaaagcttatttatttatgatttttttacaGAATCTGAAAGCACATTTGCCTTTAAAATGTTCAATTGTTTTGTTGAAATAATTGTCATCAGGTTTGGTTCACTGGTTTTGAAAACAATGGCTACTGCTCTGTATCATGTAATCATAACATAATCAAACCCATTCAACGTTTCTTTACAACACTGCTATTCTCGAGGACAAACATAGTTTCTTACTTCATGAGAAATGTTTAAAATCAGTAGATATTGACCAAAGTGATCTCAAAGTGTTTCGCttggaacaacattttaaacaaagaatagtttgccatatctctggtgttttgttacctgggtaacatcacAATTCAACAGGCTTTGACTTTTTGCCCTGTTATAATCTCTTTGATTATGTGgtaatttaaaattcatacatacGCGTTACCTAACGGAGCATGTAATTTATCAAAAGCCAATCGTAAACAATGTTAATGCTTGGTTGCTTAGCATGATGATCGCAAGATAGAAATAATATAGGAAAATCACATATTAATCACaattaatattttgatgaaatatatcattgaatttttttttctgttattttgacAAATGTAATAATTGAATGTGCGAtttccataaagaatagattcttatttgatttccacaaaatgttttacTATCACATAATGTCTCCttttaatttcaaacaaaataaccatttcattccagcacctataaTTATTGTCAATTCGTGTATTAGCTTGCCTATTATTATTGAGCGGAGCTTCATGCAATGACGAATAACTAAAGACAAATAACAATAAACACACATTTTATACTTCAACGATTCACAAATGCATGAGATATCACTAATATGTTGATTGGTAAACATGGTGAATATCCCaggtttattataaaaactttttaTTGTAATTAAAGCACTAATAGGCtatagtctttcacatggtattttagtacacattTGGGCATTACAGTtgaataaaaagtaaaaattcaagaaaaattgagagcgtctagaaattcaagaaaaattgagggtgttgcGTCGTTGTGGAGCATATCACACTTATAGCTTTAATGAACCTCTAAATGTTATACGTATACAAAAAGTGATGTTCGTTAGTTTTTAGTGGGAGGCATAGTATGAATGATCCATTTGGTGGTACTGGTACCACAAAGTTTGACCAGCTAATAAGATGCACAGCCATATTTTTTCTTTCACAAAAGACTTGCCTTAATTTTGATGGCATCAAatatccattgggctattccagttgcaatccatacaccccttatggaagacatgaccttaatctcccatacagggagtgtgaatttcaaatggggttaacctgaatgtgtgactccatttgaaattcacaccccctgtgtggggagattaaggttatgtcttccataaggggtgatggctttcagctggaatagcccgttaTGCCGTTTCATTTTGATATTAGGGGTTGTTGTTTGCTCATATCACATCAATTTGTAGGTAATCATTTATATCCGTGGGTTAAGTTTCAAGACTGGATGACAAATATTCTTGTTGATAAGAAAGTTCTATCATCTGGATAAAATCTGGAGGGTTGACAACAGTTTTCATCCatgcaaatattttatttatttaatctttctttaaccagggtaaCCCCTTCAGTATCTGGTACTGATTTCCAAGGGGGCGCTGAGTAACAATTACGAGCATACAATTTAAGATAACTGAAGTTTTCATAAATTTAAAGCAATGCATGAAGACAAAAGTTACagtatttacattgtacatcaggtcaagtaataattacattatacagtaaTATTAATATTGTGCAAGTTGGACTATCAAATTGAAAGATAAAAGGCACAAAGATGAAGCAATAAATTTGTGGAAATTGGTAATCGCAATACTGAAATACAGTTTTAAAAGTATGAAGAGTCATTGAAGGAAAGTTTCCACAAATATCTCGAGGGAGTCCATTCTAATGATCTGTAGTGAAAAGTTCTCTTACCAGGACGTATGTTCCATTTTGAAATGACAAGTTTGACCATGAGTATGAAGAAATTATTGCATGTAggaaaattgagaaaataaataTGATGATGCATTATGGGTAAGACACTTGAAGTTGTTTCTCCCATCTTGTATGAGGATTATcccagttaaagccataatgtatgatttccatcaaattttaatttttttattctttacccaaaatgctgaaataatattagtaataactgttac includes the following:
- the LOC140168392 gene encoding uncharacterized protein, with protein sequence MQQDEEEHAPDIIVRAKSRTVTSGETATFICHFTGNPDPEAEWNIPENRVLDSRLEVITTRGCSTLFIYQAKKKDEREYTCTLSNRLGCVSCSAKLKVIDPLSPRPTSMDVSSTNVSDKSKPKVTQTLTFLHKNPSPDPSSANNTGDEGVQPLTVKSSDMPYEGPEPVCDSTMPYAGVKPTYNLSMPYEGVEPMCNSSMPYEGVEPMYNLTMPYDGFEPRAT
- the LOC140168394 gene encoding uncharacterized protein isoform X1, which codes for MPYNSNTLPQLLKSTILNLDTCCNPSNHARAKPHNQGTNKNTLCNRTEIISPPRCFKPTVCQSNPQSLSLKPSTHYQTSAINKIYSNSMVLEQLLDCNRTDDSKLLERKLLPDQTRCATSIDNHSTTKVHKLCAAEEVKMVEVGSANNFRKIEKERLWEASCHSQANWLLCVPDDNMSILSTVTSMRQPQAIWVC